From the genome of Streptomyces xanthophaeus:
TCGATGATCGATCAAATGAAAGTGACAAAGAAACGTCCATCCGGCGAAAGTCGGCACCGCGTGCCAGAGAAAAAGGCACGCGGTGCCGGTCAAATGCGGACGAACAGGCGCTCTCGCAGTGGATCAAGCGCGCGGGGCGCACCCCAGGACATGCCGCTTCACGAGCAGCCCGATGTCCGGATCCTGACTGCGGAACGCCTCGACGAGGGCCTCGTGCTCCTCGGCGTACGACTTCTGGACGGTCCCCAGCCAGCGGATGGACAGCGCCGTGAAGACCTCGATGCCCAGGCTCTCCCAGGTGTGCAGCAGCACGCTGTTCCCGGCCGCCCGCACCATCTCCCGGTGGAACCCGACGGTGTGCCGCACCTGCGCGGTCCCGTCCTCGGTCCGGTCGGCCTCCCACAGCGCCGCCACGTGCGGCTCCAGCGCCGAGCAGTCGCTCGCCAGCCGCGGCGCGGCCAGCTCGGCCGCGATCTGCTCCAGACCGGCCCGGACCGGGTAGATCTCCTCCAGGTCGGCCGCGGAGAGGTTCCGTACGCGCACGCCCTTGTTCGGTGCCGACTCGATCAGCCGCAGCGTCTCCAGCTCGCGCAGGGCCTCCCGTACGGGGGTCTGGCTGACCTCCAGCTCCACGGCGATCCGGCGCTCGACGATCCGCTCGCCGGGCTTCCAGCGCCCGCTGACGATCCCCTCCACGATGTGCTCGCGGATCTGCTCGCGCAGCGAGTGCACGACGGGTGGGGTGATCATCGGGGCTTCATCTCCTGTAGGGGCAATGCATCGCTTCGATGCGTAGACAATACGGCCGAGTAGCCCCCACCGGATGCGTTCCCGGTCGCGGACGCCGGGTGAGGCTGGTTACAACAGGC
Proteins encoded in this window:
- a CDS encoding GntR family transcriptional regulator; this encodes MTPPVVHSLREQIREHIVEGIVSGRWKPGERIVERRIAVELEVSQTPVREALRELETLRLIESAPNKGVRVRNLSAADLEEIYPVRAGLEQIAAELAAPRLASDCSALEPHVAALWEADRTEDGTAQVRHTVGFHREMVRAAGNSVLLHTWESLGIEVFTALSIRWLGTVQKSYAEEHEALVEAFRSQDPDIGLLVKRHVLGCAPRA